TCGCCCGCCGCGGCGCGCAGCGCGCGCAGCGCCGCCGCCGAGGCTTCGTCGTCGAGCGGGCAGCGGTTGAGGATCAGGCCCGGGCGGAAGCGCGGCCCCGCCTCTCCGGCGTCGCTGCGGATCGCGTCCATGTCCCGCACGAGGTCGTCGAGCGTGTTGTAGACGCGCGGCGAGCGGAGCGGCGTCCCCGCGCCGCGCCGCGTCGCGCGGCGCGAACGGGCCAGCCGCAGGTAGGCGCCGCCCGCGGCCAGCGCCGCCGGGTCGGTCGTCGAGACGAGGTACTGCGCGTCGCCGGCGAGGAACAGGTCGAGCGCCTGATGGGCGGTCGAGGCGGGAAGGTCGACGACGACGAACTCGGCCGGCAGCTGCCGCAGCTCGGAGACGAGGCGGTCCACGTCCGACCCGCGGAGCGAGGCCGGGCGGATCGTCTCCGGCGCGCCGGGCACGAGGAACAGCCGGCCGCCGAGGTCGGCGGAGATCATCAGCTCGGCCATCGAGAGCGCCTCGCCGCGCAGCAGTTCGAGGACCGAGCGCTGCGGGCGCAGCTGGCCGAGAAGCAGGTGCTGCTCCGCGTTCTGGAAGTCGAGGTCCACGAGGCAGGTGCGGGCGCCGCGATGGGCCAGGGCGACGGCGAGATTGGCGGCCGCGAACGACCGTCCAACACCGGCGACGCCCGAACCGATCGTGACGACGCGCATCGCGCCCTCCCGAGGTTCTTATTGGCGCGGCGGGGCCGGACTTTAGCCGCCGAGGCGACAAATCGTGGTGCGGCGCGTCACTCGAGGAACATCGGCAGGCCGATGACCGCGTCCAGTTTCGGCCGGTACTGCGGGACGTCGTAGTAGCGCCCGACGTCCACCCGCCGCACCCCCTCGCCGACGATCGAGATCGGCTTGGTCGCGT
The bacterium genome window above contains:
- a CDS encoding P-loop NTPase, whose amino-acid sequence is MRVVTIGSGVAGVGRSFAAANLAVALAHRGARTCLVDLDFQNAEQHLLLGQLRPQRSVLELLRGEALSMAELMISADLGGRLFLVPGAPETIRPASLRGSDVDRLVSELRQLPAEFVVVDLPASTAHQALDLFLAGDAQYLVSTTDPAALAAGGAYLRLARSRRATRRGAGTPLRSPRVYNTLDDLVRDMDAIRSDAGEAGPRFRPGLILNRCPLDDEASAAALRALRAAAG